In one Bactrocera tryoni isolate S06 chromosome 5, CSIRO_BtryS06_freeze2, whole genome shotgun sequence genomic region, the following are encoded:
- the LOC120776782 gene encoding uncharacterized protein LOC120776782, whose translation MAPAFSKLSDPLRQLIWVFLILLSLMLLVHDCEAEKPSEFLCGDALDIMLFSVCKNGFNKKNLDGPIGYLRSRRHADQFLLPRKFTTQFQRGASVALRKGNRLPSLKQLLKEEARWRRKHRITGKRLRRDFTHTPGIADECCSFGCSYSDIARYCTGLV comes from the exons ATGGCACCAGCTTTTTCAAAATTGAGTGATCCCTTGCGACAGTTAATTTGGGTATTTCTAATTTTGTTGTCTTTGATGTTGTTGGTACATGATTGTGAAGCGGAAAAACCATCGGAGTTTCTTTGCGGCGACGCTCTGGACATTATGCTATTCAGCGTTTGCAAGAAtggctttaataaaaaaaacttgg ATGGTCCAATAGGTTATCTGCGCAGTCGCAGGCACGCAGATCAATTCCTGTTACCACGAAAATTCACGACACAATTCCAAAGGGGGGCATCAGTAGCACTTAGGAAAGGGAACCGTCTTCCAAGTCTGAAGCAGTTGCTGAAGGAGGAGGCGCGATGGCGTCGAAAACATCGAATCACTGGGAAGCGCTTGCGGCGGGATTTTACCCATACCCCTGGCATAGCGGATGAGTGCTGCAGCTTCGGCTGCTCCTACTCCGACATCGCTAGATATTGCACGGGGCTAGTCTAA
- the LOC120776783 gene encoding probable insulin-like peptide 1, which translates to MIPKNFLKLCSVLIVMAALLPQGQSQRTVCGPALDAVLSTICVHGFNSKFKKSVEWDDLGNNEVDYELPFPYANSPFLAKIHGAQFDTLAKTRRHRDTGVYDECCSKACSYNEILSYCNTF; encoded by the exons ATGATACCGAAGAACTTCTTAAAACTCTGCTCCGTGCTGATTGTTATGGCAGCGTTGTTGCCACAAGGTCAAAGCCAACGCACCGTTTGTGGACCGGCCTTGGACGCTGTGCTCAGCACCATTTGCGTCCATGGCTTCAATTCAAAGTTCAAGAAATCAG TGGAGTGGGATGATCTGGGAAACAATGAAGTGGACTACGAGCTGCCATTCCCCTATGCCAACTCGCCATTCTTGGCCAAGATTCACGGCGCCCAATTTGATACTTTAGCCAAGACTCGTCGCCACCGAGACACCGGTGTTTATGATGAATGTTGCAGCAAGGCCTGCAGCTACAACGAGATTCTTTCGTATTGCAACACATTTTAA
- the LOC120776785 gene encoding LIRP-like, translating to MISSSLKICAFLTVFVVSLQHISAEQAVCGPAIDAALSLMCENGFNTKFKKSLEWDDLGNTEPEALSPFGLMNFPFLAKIHGSQVDTVAKTRRRREGVYDECCRKACSYNELLSYCK from the exons ATGATATCGAGTTCGCTGAAGATTTGCGCTTTTCTAACAGTATTCGTAGTCAGCTTGCAGCATATTTCGGCGGAGCAGGCTGTTTGCGGTCCCGCCATAGACGCAGCTCTCAGTCTTATGTGCGAAAACGGCTTTAATACGAAATTCAAGAAATCAC TGGAATGGGATGATCTTGGTAACACTGAGCCCGAAGCACTGTCGCCCTTCGGCCTGATGAACTTTCCTTTCTTAGCCAAAATTCATGGCAGCCAGGTGGATACAGTGGCTAAAACTCGTCGTCGGCGGGAAGGCGTCTATGACGAATGCTGCCGCAAAGCCTGCTCCTACAACGAGCTGTTATCCTATTGCAAATAA
- the LOC120776784 gene encoding probable insulin-like peptide 1, translating to MNLLKIGALLLVLSMALHQSIGRTVCGPALDEVLSAICVHGFNTKFKKSMEWDQLGNNAVEDELAFPYARFPFLAEIRGGQLNTLAKIRRHRDTIVTGVYDECCNKDCTYNEILSYCNRFE from the exons ATGAATTTGCTGAAAATCGGCGCTTTGCTGCTGGTGCTATCGATGGCCTTGCATCAAAGCATTGGCAGAACCGTTTGTGGGCCCGCTCTGGATGAGGTGCTCAGCGCCATCTGCGTGCATGGCTTCAACACAAAATTCAAGAAATCAA TGGAATGGGATCAGCTGGGCAATAATGCTGTGGAAGATGAGCTAGCTTTCCCTTATGCCAGATTTCCCTTTTTGGCCGAAATTCGCGGCGGTCAGCTGAATACATTGGCGAAAATTCGCCGACATCGTGACACGATCGTAACCGGTGTCTATGATGAATGTTGCAACAAGGACTGCACTTACAATGAAATTCTCTCGTACTGCAATCGGTTTGAGTAA